The following are encoded together in the Ficedula albicollis isolate OC2 unplaced genomic scaffold, FicAlb1.5 N02199, whole genome shotgun sequence genome:
- the LOC101805836 gene encoding olfactory receptor 14C36-like yields MTFLTDAHSKKAQMSNSSSISYFLLLALADTRQLQLLHFCLFLGISLAALLGNGLIISAVACGHHLHTPMFFFLLNLALSDLGCICTTVPKAMHNSLWDTRNISYAGCAAQLFILVFFLGSELSLLTIMCYDRYVSICKPLHYGILLGSRACAHMAAAAWASAFLNALLHTANTFSLPLCHGNVLGQFYCEIPQILKLSCSKSYFRELGLLAVITCLGLGCFMFIVFSYVQIFRVVLRIPSEQGRHKAFS; encoded by the coding sequence ATGACTTTTCTTACAGATGCCCATTCCAAGAAAGCACAAATGTCCAACAGCAGTTCCATCAGCTACTTCCTCCTGCTGGCATTGGCAGACACgcggcagctgcagctcctgcacttctgcctcttcctgggcatctccctggctgccctcctGGGCAACGGCCTCATCATCAGCGCTGTAGCCTGCGGCCACCACCTGCACACGCCCAtgttcttcttcctgctcaacCTGGCCCTCAGTGACCTGGGCTGCATCTGCACCACTGTGCCCAAGGCCATGCACAATTCCCTCTGGGACACCAGGAACATCTCCtatgcaggatgtgctgcacaGCTCTTTATTCTTGTCTTCTTCCTTGGATCAGAGCTTTCCCTCCTGACCATCATGTGCTATGACCGCTACGTGTCCATCTGCAAACCCCTGCACTACGGGAtcctcctgggcagcagagcttgtgcccacatggcagcagctgcctgggccagTGCCTTTCTCAATGCGCTGCTGCACACGGCCAATACAttttccctgcccctgtgccatgGCAATGTGCTGGGCCAGTTCTACTGTGAAATCCCACAGATCCTCAAGCTCTCCTGCTCCAAATCCTATTTCAGGGAACTTGGACTCCTTGCTGTTATTACTTGTTTAGGACTGGGCTGTTTTATGTTCATTGTTTTCTCCTATGTGCAGATCTTCAGGGTTGTGCTGAGGatcccctctgagcagggacggcacaaagccttttcc